The Streptococcus sp. S5 genome contains a region encoding:
- a CDS encoding beta-N-acetylhexosaminidase — protein sequence MVTFTGISSKQAQALELLQNHISLPDVEVAVGQSDHASISIKGESGQYQLTYRKPHQLYRALSVLATALAEGDKVEIEEQAAYEDLAYMADCSRNAVINVASAKQMIEVLALMGYSTFELYMEDTYQIEGQPYFGYFRGAYSAEELQEIEAYAQRFDMTFVPCIQTLAHLSAFVKWGVKEVQELRDVEDILLIGEEKVYDLIDGMFATLSKLQTRKVNIGMDEAHLVGLGRYLILNGVVDRSLLMCQHLERVLDIADKYGFHCQMWSDMFFKLMSADGQYDREVDIPEETRVYLDRLKDRVTLVYWDYYQDSEEKYNRNFRNHHKISQDIAFAGGAWKWIGFTPHNHFSRLIALEANKACRANQIKEVIVTGWGDNGGETAQFSILPSLQIWAELSYRNNLECLSAHFKGNTGLSVEDFMQLDLANLLPDLPDNLSGLNPNRYVFYQDVLCPILDKHMTPEQDKPHFAKAAEILSDIKEKAGVYAYLFETQAQLNAILSSKVDVGRRLREAYHAGDKESLRQISREELPKLRGQIETFHALFSHQWLKENKVFGLDTVDIRMGGLLQRIKRAESRIENYLAGEISRIDELEVEILPFNDFYGDQDFAATTANQWHTIATASTIYTT from the coding sequence ATGGTAACTTTTACCGGAATCAGCAGTAAACAAGCGCAAGCTTTAGAGTTGCTCCAAAATCACATTTCTCTACCAGATGTAGAAGTGGCGGTTGGTCAGTCTGACCATGCTTCTATCTCTATCAAGGGTGAGAGTGGACAGTATCAATTGACCTACCGCAAACCGCATCAACTTTACCGCGCCTTATCCGTTCTAGCAACAGCTTTAGCAGAAGGGGACAAGGTAGAGATTGAAGAACAAGCGGCTTACGAAGATTTGGCCTATATGGCGGACTGTTCGCGCAACGCCGTGATCAATGTCGCATCTGCCAAACAGATGATTGAAGTCTTGGCTCTCATGGGTTATTCAACCTTTGAGCTCTACATGGAAGACACCTATCAGATTGAGGGGCAACCTTATTTTGGTTATTTCCGTGGAGCATACTCAGCTGAAGAGTTACAGGAAATTGAAGCCTATGCCCAGCGGTTTGACATGACCTTTGTCCCATGCATCCAAACCTTGGCCCACTTGTCAGCCTTTGTCAAATGGGGTGTCAAAGAAGTGCAGGAACTCCGCGATGTAGAGGACATTCTCCTTATCGGTGAAGAAAAAGTTTATGACCTGATTGATGGCATGTTTGCGACGCTATCTAAACTACAAACGCGCAAGGTCAATATCGGCATGGACGAGGCCCACTTGGTTGGTTTGGGACGCTATCTCATCTTAAATGGCGTTGTGGACCGTAGCCTCCTCATGTGTCAACACTTGGAGCGCGTGCTGGATATTGCAGATAAGTATGGTTTCCACTGCCAGATGTGGAGCGATATGTTCTTCAAGCTTATGTCAGCAGATGGCCAGTACGATCGTGAGGTGGACATTCCAGAAGAAACACGAGTTTATCTAGACCGTCTCAAAGACCGTGTGACCTTGGTTTACTGGGATTATTATCAGGATAGCGAGGAAAAATACAATCGTAACTTCCGTAATCACCACAAGATTAGCCAAGATATCGCCTTTGCTGGTGGGGCTTGGAAGTGGATTGGCTTCACACCCCACAACCATTTCAGTCGTCTCATCGCTCTTGAAGCCAATAAAGCTTGCCGTGCCAACCAGATCAAGGAAGTCATTGTGACGGGCTGGGGGGACAATGGTGGTGAAACAGCCCAGTTCTCGATCCTACCGAGCTTACAAATCTGGGCGGAGCTCAGCTATCGCAATAATTTAGAGTGTCTATCTGCTCACTTTAAGGGCAATACAGGCCTCTCAGTTGAGGACTTTATGCAGCTGGATCTGGCCAACCTCTTGCCAGATCTACCAGATAATCTCAGTGGACTCAACCCTAATCGCTATGTCTTCTATCAGGATGTTCTTTGCCCAATTCTAGACAAGCACATGACACCTGAACAGGACAAGCCACACTTTGCCAAGGCAGCTGAGATTCTTTCTGACATTAAAGAAAAAGCTGGTGTTTACGCCTATCTCTTTGAGACCCAGGCTCAGTTGAATGCTATTTTAAGTAGCAAAGTGGATGTAGGACGACGCCTTCGGGAGGCTTATCACGCAGGTGATAAAGAGAGCTTGCGACAGATTTCCAGAGAAGAATTGCCAAAACTCAGAGGCCAGATTGAAACCTTCCATGCTCTCTTTAGCCACCAATGGTTGAAAGAAAACAAGGTCTTTGGTTTGGATACCGTAGACATCCGTATGGGTGGCCTCTTGCAGCGCATCAAGCGAGCTGAAAGTCGGATTGAAAACTACCTAGCAGGCGAAATCTCTCGTATCGATGAACTAGAAGTAGAGATCTTGCCATTCAACGATTTCTACGGGGATCAGGACTTCGCAGCCACAACGGCTAACCAGTGGCATACTATTGCGACGGCTTCAACCATTTATACAACGTAA
- a CDS encoding ROK family protein encodes MTIATIDIGGTGIKFASLTPDGKILDKTSTPTPETLEDLLAWLDQRLSEQDYRGIAMSVPGAVNQETGVIEGISAIPYIHGFSWYEALAHHQLPVHLENDANCVGLSELLAHPEIENAACVVIGTGIGGAMIINGKLHRGRHGLGGEFGYMTTIEPAEKLNNWSQLASTGNMVRYVIEKSGQTDWDGRKVYQEAAAGNALCQEAIERMNRNLAQGLLNIQYLIDPDVISLGGSISQNPDFIRGVQKAVDTFVDRYEEYTIAPVIQACTYQADANLYGALVNWLQEENQW; translated from the coding sequence ATGACCATTGCAACGATTGATATCGGAGGGACTGGTATTAAGTTTGCTAGTCTAACTCCTGATGGAAAGATTTTAGATAAGACCAGCACCCCAACTCCAGAAACTCTAGAAGATTTATTGGCTTGGTTGGACCAACGCTTGTCAGAACAGGACTATCGTGGGATTGCTATGAGTGTGCCAGGTGCAGTTAATCAAGAAACCGGGGTGATTGAGGGGATCAGTGCCATTCCTTACATCCATGGTTTTTCATGGTATGAAGCGCTTGCTCATCACCAACTCCCTGTCCATCTAGAAAATGATGCCAACTGTGTTGGACTTAGTGAACTGCTGGCTCATCCTGAGATTGAAAATGCAGCCTGTGTTGTCATTGGCACAGGGATTGGTGGGGCTATGATTATCAATGGTAAGCTTCACCGTGGCCGCCATGGTTTGGGTGGTGAGTTTGGCTACATGACAACCATCGAACCAGCAGAAAAACTTAACAACTGGTCGCAACTAGCTTCTACAGGGAACATGGTTCGCTATGTCATCGAAAAATCTGGTCAAACCGATTGGGATGGCCGCAAGGTGTACCAAGAGGCTGCAGCAGGCAATGCCCTTTGCCAAGAAGCTATTGAGCGGATGAATCGCAACCTAGCCCAAGGACTGCTCAATATCCAGTATCTCATCGACCCAGATGTCATTAGCCTGGGTGGCTCTATTAGTCAGAATCCAGATTTTATCAGAGGGGTTCAAAAAGCAGTAGATACTTTTGTGGACAGATATGAAGAATATACAATTGCTCCAGTGATTCAAGCTTGCACCTATCAGGCAGATGCCAATCTCTACGGTGCCCTTGTCAACTGGTTACAGGAGGAAAACCAATGGTAA